One Bradyrhizobium zhanjiangense DNA segment encodes these proteins:
- a CDS encoding alpha/beta fold hydrolase, with protein MFDLNSSPLARRSFLEASVGAMAAGFAAQALPALAQTPTDVPSNFFPGFRRHTIQTSGATINVLVGGNGSPILLLHGYPQTHVEWRKIAPQLSTNYTVVIPDLRGYGDSGKPEDGDNHINYSKRAMALDQVEVMEQLGFKQFAMVSHDRGARVGHRLALDHPDRLTKLVMMDIIPTHYMYKTTDRQFASAYFHWFFLILPAPFPETLIGNNVDTVLKLFMGSAMPKYIEPEAYAEYRRCFSDPAAIHASCEDYRAAASIDLVHDEADMDKTIACPVLVLWGAKGLVGRKYDVLAIWRERATQVSGKGLASSHWLAEEVPDETLAEVKQFLAA; from the coding sequence ATGTTCGACCTCAATTCATCTCCGTTGGCGCGTCGTTCTTTTCTTGAAGCTTCCGTGGGAGCCATGGCTGCGGGATTTGCTGCACAGGCCTTGCCTGCCCTTGCGCAGACGCCGACCGACGTCCCGTCCAACTTCTTCCCGGGCTTCCGACGCCACACAATCCAAACTAGTGGAGCGACCATCAATGTGCTTGTCGGAGGCAATGGCTCACCGATCTTGCTTCTGCATGGCTATCCACAAACTCACGTTGAATGGCGTAAGATCGCTCCTCAGCTTTCGACAAACTACACGGTGGTCATTCCAGATCTCCGGGGCTACGGCGACAGCGGCAAGCCAGAAGACGGTGACAATCACATCAATTATTCAAAGCGCGCCATGGCTTTGGACCAAGTCGAAGTAATGGAACAGCTTGGTTTCAAACAATTCGCGATGGTTAGCCATGATCGAGGGGCGCGCGTAGGCCATCGCTTGGCACTCGACCATCCGGACAGGCTCACCAAACTGGTTATGATGGACATCATCCCCACCCATTACATGTACAAGACGACGGATCGGCAATTCGCGTCCGCTTACTTCCACTGGTTCTTCCTCATCCTTCCCGCTCCGTTTCCTGAAACCCTCATCGGGAATAACGTCGATACGGTACTAAAGCTCTTCATGGGATCAGCAATGCCAAAATACATTGAGCCGGAGGCTTATGCTGAATATCGCCGATGCTTTAGTGATCCGGCCGCCATTCACGCTTCTTGCGAGGACTATCGGGCGGCGGCCTCGATAGATCTAGTCCACGACGAAGCCGACATGGACAAAACGATCGCGTGCCCGGTTTTGGTGCTTTGGGGCGCGAAGGGCCTCGTCGGCCGAAAATACGATGTGCTCGCAATATGGCGAGAGCGAGCGACACAAGTATCGGGCAAGGGTTTGGCGTCTAGCCACTGGCTGGCCGAAGAGGTGCCGGATGAGACGTTGGCCGAAGTGAAACAATTCCTTGCTGCGTGA
- a CDS encoding transporter substrate-binding domain-containing protein: protein MQIRLSLGALVAGVLITSAAMGPAAYSEPGADVAPQGKLRVAFLLGPIYATKDRSTGELKGVAIDLGQALAGQIGVPFEPITYATLPEVLAAASTGAWDIALMGINRERAALLDFSPPYMEVEQGYLVRADIQVTSGADVDKDGVRIGVLEKAGADVLLSRTLKKATLVRAANVSELFALLDAGKVDVIAATKTALFAGAGSRQGSRVLDGSILVEPIGIGVPKGRSAAAAYVEKFVKDAKAEGLVKSAIERAGLRGVVVGPN from the coding sequence ATGCAGATACGCCTTTCGCTTGGTGCCCTTGTTGCCGGGGTCTTGATCACCTCTGCGGCCATGGGACCGGCCGCATACTCGGAGCCAGGCGCCGATGTAGCACCGCAAGGAAAGCTCCGCGTCGCCTTCCTGCTGGGGCCCATCTACGCAACCAAGGATCGCTCCACAGGCGAGCTGAAGGGTGTTGCAATCGACCTTGGTCAGGCGTTGGCGGGGCAGATCGGTGTGCCGTTCGAGCCGATCACCTACGCCACATTGCCCGAGGTGTTGGCCGCTGCGAGCACGGGGGCCTGGGATATTGCCCTGATGGGGATCAATCGTGAGCGCGCGGCGCTGCTGGACTTTTCGCCGCCGTACATGGAAGTCGAGCAGGGATACCTCGTGCGTGCCGATATCCAGGTGACGAGTGGGGCCGACGTCGACAAAGATGGAGTTCGGATCGGGGTGCTTGAAAAGGCCGGGGCCGACGTTCTGCTTAGCCGGACGCTCAAGAAGGCGACGCTGGTCCGTGCCGCGAATGTGTCCGAGCTCTTCGCCCTGTTGGATGCGGGCAAGGTGGATGTAATCGCCGCAACAAAAACTGCTCTCTTCGCCGGGGCGGGAAGCCGGCAAGGCTCCCGCGTTCTCGACGGCAGCATCCTTGTGGAGCCCATCGGCATCGGAGTTCCAAAGGGCCGAAGCGCCGCAGCAGCCTACGTCGAAAAGTTCGTTAAGGACGCGAAGGCAGAGGGGCTCGTCAAATCAGCAATCGAGCGGGCCGGGCTGCGGGGCGTGGTGGTCGGACCCAACTAG
- a CDS encoding ABC transporter substrate-binding protein, giving the protein MRRREFLFLLGGAAAVWPLRAHAQQPKRIPRLCFLTFDPGTLHSRSPRFDPFFDGLRDLGYVDGRTIAIDYLSADRQGERFPALATQCVGLNADIIAVSTTPAAQAAKNATRTIPIVMIAVGDPVGAGLVDSLAQPGGNITGLSLMVPEAAAKRLALLKEAVPGIARVLVLSYLADPIGPLQVKALRDAAASLGLTLQIRDVRTGDDLPAAFEAAAKERAEGVLTGAESLFVVYGGRVAELAGRYRLPAIYPFTAQVVEAGGLMAYDTSIADLYRRAATYVDRILKGAKPSDLPIQQPTSFQFVVNLKTAKTLGFTFPPGLLAIADQVVE; this is encoded by the coding sequence ATGAGACGGCGCGAGTTTCTCTTCCTGCTCGGTGGCGCGGCAGCTGTGTGGCCGCTTAGGGCGCACGCCCAGCAGCCCAAAAGAATTCCGCGGCTATGCTTCCTTACATTCGACCCCGGCACCTTGCACTCGCGGTCGCCACGGTTCGATCCGTTCTTTGACGGCCTGCGCGATCTCGGATACGTGGATGGTCGGACCATCGCGATCGACTATCTTTCGGCGGACAGACAGGGCGAACGGTTTCCCGCTCTTGCTACCCAATGTGTCGGCCTCAACGCGGACATCATAGCCGTCAGCACCACTCCGGCCGCTCAGGCCGCAAAGAACGCAACCCGCACGATTCCAATTGTGATGATTGCCGTCGGCGACCCCGTGGGAGCTGGTCTCGTAGACAGTCTCGCCCAACCCGGCGGGAATATCACCGGGCTGTCACTGATGGTCCCAGAGGCTGCGGCGAAGCGTCTTGCCTTGTTGAAGGAGGCGGTGCCTGGAATTGCGCGGGTGCTCGTGCTGTCCTACCTCGCCGACCCAATCGGGCCGTTGCAGGTGAAGGCGTTGAGGGACGCGGCCGCTTCGCTGGGGTTGACACTGCAAATCCGCGACGTTCGGACTGGGGATGACCTGCCCGCTGCGTTCGAGGCTGCGGCCAAGGAGCGTGCTGAAGGGGTCCTCACCGGAGCGGAGAGTCTGTTCGTTGTCTACGGCGGGCGAGTTGCAGAACTCGCAGGTCGCTACCGACTACCCGCGATATACCCGTTTACGGCCCAAGTCGTCGAGGCCGGTGGCTTGATGGCCTATGACACAAGCATCGCTGATCTTTATCGACGCGCCGCCACCTATGTCGATAGGATATTGAAGGGCGCCAAACCGTCCGATCTGCCGATTCAGCAGCCGACCAGTTTCCAGTTCGTCGTCAACCTTAAGACCGCGAAGACACTCGGCTTCACCTTCCCGCCCGGGCTACTCGCCATCGCCGATCAGGTGGTTGAGTAG
- a CDS encoding ABC transporter substrate-binding protein — translation MIGYLSSTSSGPYAPFVAAFQQGLKETGFVADQNVTIEYRWAEGQFDRLPALAADLVRRQVAIIAVGGGGVTALAAKDATSTIPIVFAFGSDPVKLGLVASLNRPGGNITGVSTIAVELGQKRLELLRDLLPKAVAVGFLMNPGSPNAAFDLTDMQLAASKLGQQLIIVYARDEREIDTAFSDLVQQHAAALVVQPEPFLFSRRNQLVALAARYAIPTLYFERAFVTAGGLMSYGPDFREVNRQAGIYTGRILKGAKPADLPVIQSTKIELVINLRAAKALGLELPATLLTFANEVIE, via the coding sequence GTGATCGGGTATTTGAGCAGCACGTCGTCCGGCCCTTACGCGCCCTTCGTGGCCGCATTCCAGCAGGGCCTGAAAGAAACTGGCTTTGTCGCAGACCAGAACGTAACGATCGAGTACCGCTGGGCGGAGGGTCAATTTGATCGGTTGCCAGCGCTAGCGGCCGATCTTGTTCGCCGTCAAGTAGCCATTATCGCCGTTGGCGGCGGCGGGGTCACCGCACTCGCCGCAAAGGACGCGACCTCAACTATTCCGATCGTGTTCGCGTTCGGGAGCGACCCGGTAAAGCTCGGCCTCGTCGCTAGTCTCAACCGTCCGGGCGGCAACATCACCGGCGTGAGTACCATTGCAGTGGAGCTTGGGCAAAAGCGCCTGGAATTGCTGCGCGACTTGTTGCCCAAGGCGGTTGCGGTCGGCTTTCTCATGAACCCCGGCAGTCCGAATGCTGCGTTCGATTTGACTGACATGCAGCTAGCAGCGAGCAAGCTCGGACAGCAGCTAATTATCGTTTACGCACGCGATGAACGCGAAATCGATACGGCTTTTTCAGACCTCGTACAGCAGCACGCCGCTGCACTCGTTGTTCAACCCGAACCATTCTTGTTCAGCCGGCGCAATCAACTAGTCGCGCTAGCCGCGCGCTATGCCATTCCCACGCTTTACTTTGAGCGTGCATTCGTGACAGCCGGTGGGCTAATGAGCTATGGACCCGACTTCAGGGAGGTGAATCGCCAGGCAGGCATCTACACGGGCCGCATTCTCAAGGGTGCCAAGCCTGCCGACCTGCCGGTGATCCAGTCGACCAAAATCGAGCTGGTGATCAATCTCAGGGCCGCCAAGGCGCTCGGCCTCGAGCTGCCGGCGACACTCCTCACATTCGCAAACGAGGTAATCGAATGA
- a CDS encoding ThuA domain-containing protein, with protein sequence MTRREFIALVSSAAAIRPLGARAERPPERVLYFTYSAGYRHDVIPLSEAILMQLGRNSGAFEIIASEDLSEFSIGNLERYAAVMFYTTGEIPMSGVQKMALLNFVRSGRGFLGVHSATDTFYTWPDYLDLIGGYFNGHPWHQGVTIEVADAADPLVAFLGSSLQLNDEIYQISDFDHRGSRVLLRLDQSSVDLSKAGVHKRFYGWPLAWKRVFGEGRVFYSALGHEVSVWQDPRYQTILTNAILWSTRRSA encoded by the coding sequence TTGACGCGACGCGAGTTCATCGCGCTCGTCAGCAGCGCGGCGGCAATCCGACCGCTCGGCGCGCGTGCAGAGCGCCCGCCAGAACGTGTGCTTTACTTCACATACTCGGCCGGCTATCGGCACGACGTCATACCGCTTTCCGAGGCAATCCTGATGCAGCTTGGAAGGAATTCCGGCGCCTTTGAAATCATCGCATCGGAAGACTTGTCTGAATTTTCGATCGGAAATCTTGAGCGGTACGCCGCTGTGATGTTCTACACAACCGGTGAAATTCCGATGAGCGGCGTCCAAAAGATGGCACTTCTCAACTTTGTGCGCTCGGGCCGCGGCTTCCTCGGCGTTCACTCGGCCACGGACACATTCTACACTTGGCCAGACTATCTCGATCTGATTGGCGGCTACTTCAATGGTCATCCTTGGCATCAGGGTGTGACTATCGAGGTGGCTGATGCGGCAGATCCACTGGTGGCGTTTCTCGGGAGTTCATTGCAGTTGAACGATGAAATCTACCAGATCAGCGACTTCGACCATCGCGGATCACGCGTGCTCCTGCGTCTCGACCAAAGCTCGGTGGACCTCAGCAAGGCCGGTGTGCATAAACGCTTCTATGGTTGGCCGCTCGCCTGGAAACGAGTTTTCGGCGAAGGACGAGTATTCTATTCGGCACTCGGCCACGAGGTGTCAGTCTGGCAGGACCCGCGCTACCAGACAATCCTCACTAACGCTATCCTCTGGTCTACAAGAAGGTCGGCCTAG
- a CDS encoding IS110 family transposase: MQSISTIGLDIAKSVFQVHGVDAAGQVVIRRQLKRRFVLSFFEKLPSCLVGIEACASSHYWSRELQALGHTVRLMPPAYVKPYVKRQKNDTTDAEAICEAVTRPSMRFVPTKTVEQQSCLMLHRARHLFIRQQTAVINSIRAYLAEFGIVAPVGRRGVDQLLEVVADTADRRLPEVARACLAVLGSQLRALKVQILEFDRRIVAWHRSSATSKRLDAIPGVGPALATALVASVADAKAFRSGRDFSAWVGLVPKQNSNGGKDKLGSISKQGDRYLRSLFTAGALAVIRYAKIHGTGRRPWLSALLARRATKVAAIALANKLARIAWAMMARNERYKEPAALMA, translated from the coding sequence ATGCAGTCAATTTCGACGATCGGTCTGGATATTGCGAAGTCGGTCTTTCAAGTGCATGGCGTCGATGCAGCCGGGCAAGTGGTCATACGGCGTCAACTCAAGCGCCGTTTCGTGCTGTCCTTCTTTGAGAAGTTGCCGTCGTGCCTGGTGGGGATCGAGGCTTGCGCATCATCCCATTATTGGTCCCGTGAGTTGCAGGCGTTGGGACATACGGTGCGATTGATGCCTCCGGCCTATGTGAAGCCGTACGTCAAGCGGCAAAAGAACGACACCACCGACGCGGAGGCGATTTGCGAGGCGGTCACGAGACCCAGCATGCGGTTCGTGCCGACCAAGACGGTCGAGCAACAGAGCTGTCTGATGCTTCATCGAGCGCGCCACCTCTTCATCCGCCAGCAGACTGCCGTCATCAATTCAATCCGCGCCTATCTTGCCGAGTTCGGGATTGTCGCCCCGGTCGGGCGCCGGGGCGTCGATCAGTTGCTGGAAGTCGTCGCCGATACAGCTGACCGCCGGCTCCCGGAGGTGGCCCGCGCATGTCTTGCTGTTCTCGGCAGTCAATTGCGGGCGCTGAAGGTGCAAATCCTGGAGTTCGACAGGCGTATTGTCGCCTGGCATCGATCGAGCGCGACGAGCAAGCGACTGGACGCGATCCCTGGTGTTGGTCCGGCGCTGGCAACGGCGCTGGTCGCGAGCGTTGCTGATGCCAAGGCGTTCCGATCGGGTCGAGACTTCTCGGCCTGGGTTGGGCTCGTGCCGAAGCAGAACTCGAACGGAGGCAAGGACAAGCTTGGCAGTATCAGCAAGCAGGGCGATCGCTATTTGCGCAGCCTGTTCACGGCCGGCGCACTCGCCGTGATCCGCTATGCCAAAATCCATGGAACGGGGCGTCGACCCTGGCTCTCCGCATTGCTGGCGCGGCGAGCAACTAAGGTCGCTGCCATCGCGCTCGCCAACAAACTCGCCAGGATAGCCTGGGCGATGATGGCGAGGAACGAACGCTACAAGGAACCCGCCGCTCTCATGGCGTAA
- a CDS encoding SgcJ/EcaC family oxidoreductase, translated as MRKVLSAVMLVASVSLAHGGPKEDAYQVVAKWGKEFTDADVDAIAKLYAPDALMIGTLGKVVLTKPEQIRKYFDVALNTGKPRTATLDSSESLVVDDNTVVITGFDTLTGTKDGRQTIGKGRVTFVVAKRGSDWMIVHLHRSPLPAT; from the coding sequence ATGCGAAAGGTTTTATCAGCAGTCATGTTAGTCGCCTCGGTCTCCTTAGCTCATGGGGGGCCAAAGGAGGATGCTTACCAAGTCGTAGCGAAATGGGGCAAAGAATTCACCGATGCCGACGTGGATGCAATTGCCAAACTCTACGCGCCCGATGCATTGATGATTGGGACATTGGGAAAGGTCGTATTGACGAAGCCGGAACAGATCCGCAAATATTTCGATGTTGCGCTAAATACCGGCAAGCCTCGTACCGCCACCCTCGACAGTTCTGAAAGCCTCGTGGTGGATGACAACACGGTCGTCATTACTGGCTTTGACACGCTCACGGGCACGAAGGACGGGCGGCAAACGATTGGTAAGGGCCGCGTAACTTTCGTAGTTGCTAAGCGCGGGTCGGATTGGATGATTGTCCACCTTCACCGGTCTCCATTGCCCGCTACATAG
- a CDS encoding dodecin family protein codes for MPDSVYKVIELVGTSSDSWEKAAANAVEQAAKSLRDLRIAEVVKLDMQLDDKGKVEAYRAKLNVSFKFEGS; via the coding sequence ATGCCTGACAGCGTCTACAAGGTCATAGAACTGGTCGGTACCAGCAGCGACTCATGGGAGAAGGCGGCTGCCAATGCGGTCGAGCAAGCTGCAAAATCTCTCCGGGATCTTCGCATCGCAGAGGTCGTCAAGCTCGATATGCAACTGGATGACAAAGGAAAGGTTGAGGCCTATCGCGCCAAGCTCAACGTATCGTTCAAGTTCGAGGGCTCCTGA
- a CDS encoding DUF1127 domain-containing protein: protein MISIFRLCLSASRQTLAPVRLGLNLLANYRAALRERHERRWLKANLSRLGDMALHDIGISRGEIGCVAANRDVDPRGVRSAG, encoded by the coding sequence ATGATTTCTATCTTCAGGCTTTGCCTGTCCGCATCGAGACAAACCCTCGCGCCGGTTCGACTTGGGCTGAACCTGCTCGCCAATTACCGCGCCGCCCTTCGCGAAAGACACGAACGCCGATGGCTAAAGGCCAACTTGTCCCGACTGGGCGACATGGCGCTCCACGATATCGGTATCTCGCGCGGCGAGATCGGCTGCGTCGCCGCGAACCGAGACGTCGATCCACGAGGCGTCCGATCCGCAGGATGA
- a CDS encoding ABC transporter substrate-binding protein: MKQRPTVWLAIVAGVVLVLAVAWAAILWTRPEPIRIAFANSLSGPSAPAGAESLVATQLAIDEVNAKGGVNGRLIELVLFDDASNPAVARANAQAIADSPCVAVLGHYLSSASLAAAPIYKDARIPALTGSSAADDLTNNSEYYFRALSPVSVQARSIAEHLRAVMREPKVRLVHTRDSYGKSFERGFATAYPAEQLRVFGLDVAAGQIGSTDEALDAAAQEPGPGVIVVGAATDFSADIVKALRRRGIKGMIIASQAAARESYLQNFANEPEENAQPGFFSENLYAASSLMFDSAGVAAQVFAADYKAKAGTLPSWVAGGSYDAARLMIDALKRAAVHPRFMRQGIQKRSDSKVADRDRVRVALAAIDDPKSAVVGLTGRLYFNANRDIPRPIRLGFFRYGLFVTAPLQLVRIDQPKGIDLAAEREEGHVVTFGDRHYWIQRVVYTGIDIIRVNRIDVKLNSFSVDFYLWMRFAGDDEAQTHVEFPALADRGAFDPARPIQAGREDGLSYRLYRISGDFKGRFDLHDYPFDTQQLRLHLQNTEQRRELITYVIDRFGLRLADDGSSRAEDGAYSGLQLWRFLGLNYFVESQSSGSTLGKASLFGAEAMTEFAGFDATIMLRRSSAIYMLKNLLPLFLLVLVVFATLFFPETMFRERVTIPVTSILASAVLLVTVASQVGDVGYTVVVEEMFYIFFILCLMTILAGYKHEKLRDAGRKRAAIILDHAARIIYAGTALAVIVVLYRRYAV, translated from the coding sequence ATGAAGCAGCGGCCGACAGTGTGGCTTGCCATTGTTGCGGGCGTGGTCCTGGTGCTTGCTGTCGCCTGGGCCGCCATCCTCTGGACGCGCCCAGAGCCTATTCGCATCGCATTCGCCAATTCGCTCTCTGGCCCGTCCGCCCCGGCCGGGGCGGAAAGCCTGGTCGCGACGCAGCTTGCAATCGACGAGGTGAATGCCAAGGGGGGTGTCAACGGACGGCTGATTGAGCTCGTTCTGTTCGACGACGCAAGCAACCCAGCCGTGGCGCGCGCGAATGCGCAGGCGATTGCCGACAGCCCGTGCGTCGCTGTGCTCGGACATTATCTCAGCTCCGCGTCGCTCGCGGCGGCGCCGATATATAAGGATGCGCGGATACCGGCGCTCACGGGAAGCTCGGCTGCCGACGATCTGACAAACAACAGTGAATATTATTTTCGCGCGCTGTCGCCGGTCTCCGTGCAGGCGCGCTCGATCGCGGAACATCTGCGCGCCGTGATGAGGGAGCCAAAAGTCCGTCTCGTTCACACGCGCGATTCCTACGGCAAGAGTTTTGAGCGTGGATTTGCGACGGCCTATCCGGCGGAGCAGTTGCGTGTGTTCGGACTGGACGTCGCAGCCGGTCAGATCGGATCGACGGATGAGGCGCTGGACGCTGCCGCGCAGGAGCCCGGGCCCGGTGTTATTGTCGTCGGCGCGGCAACCGATTTTAGCGCAGACATCGTCAAGGCGCTCCGCCGCCGCGGCATCAAGGGAATGATCATTGCATCCCAAGCCGCGGCCCGCGAAAGCTATTTGCAGAATTTCGCCAATGAGCCCGAGGAAAACGCGCAGCCGGGTTTCTTCAGCGAGAATCTGTATGCTGCTTCCTCGCTGATGTTCGACAGTGCCGGCGTGGCAGCGCAGGTCTTTGCCGCCGACTACAAAGCGAAAGCGGGAACCTTGCCAAGCTGGGTTGCCGGCGGCTCGTATGACGCTGCGCGCCTGATGATCGATGCGCTAAAACGAGCTGCCGTACATCCCCGGTTTATGAGGCAGGGGATTCAGAAACGATCCGACAGCAAGGTTGCAGATCGCGACCGTGTGCGCGTCGCGCTCGCCGCGATCGACGATCCGAAATCGGCGGTCGTCGGGCTGACTGGGCGGCTCTATTTCAACGCGAACCGCGACATTCCGCGCCCGATTCGATTGGGTTTCTTCCGTTACGGTTTGTTCGTCACTGCGCCGCTGCAACTCGTGCGCATCGATCAGCCCAAAGGAATCGATCTCGCCGCGGAACGAGAGGAGGGCCATGTCGTCACGTTCGGCGACCGACACTACTGGATACAGCGCGTCGTTTATACCGGCATCGACATTATTCGCGTCAACCGGATCGACGTGAAACTGAATTCGTTCAGCGTCGACTTCTATCTTTGGATGCGGTTCGCCGGCGACGATGAGGCGCAGACGCATGTCGAATTTCCGGCCTTGGCGGATCGCGGGGCGTTCGATCCGGCTCGGCCAATTCAGGCTGGACGAGAAGACGGCCTGAGCTATCGGCTCTATCGCATCAGCGGCGATTTCAAGGGTCGTTTCGATCTCCATGATTATCCATTCGACACGCAGCAACTGCGCCTGCATCTCCAGAACACGGAACAGCGTCGGGAACTCATCACCTACGTCATCGATCGGTTCGGCTTGCGCCTCGCCGATGATGGAAGCTCGCGGGCCGAGGACGGGGCCTATTCCGGACTTCAGCTCTGGCGATTTCTCGGACTGAACTATTTTGTCGAATCTCAGTCCAGCGGATCGACGCTCGGAAAGGCGTCTTTGTTTGGTGCCGAGGCAATGACGGAATTCGCAGGCTTCGATGCGACCATCATGCTGCGCCGCAGCTCCGCCATCTACATGCTGAAGAACCTGCTGCCGCTGTTTCTGCTCGTGCTCGTCGTGTTCGCGACGCTGTTCTTTCCCGAAACCATGTTTCGTGAACGCGTGACGATTCCAGTGACCTCGATCCTGGCGAGCGCGGTGCTGCTCGTGACGGTCGCCAGTCAGGTGGGCGATGTCGGATACACGGTGGTAGTCGAAGAGATGTTCTACATTTTCTTCATACTATGCCTGATGACGATATTGGCGGGCTACAAACATGAAAAACTTCGAGACGCCGGCCGAAAGCGCGCCGCTATTATTTTGGATCACGCAGCGCGGATCATTTATGCCGGGACGGCACTCGCTGTAATCGTCGTGCTCTACCGGCGTTATGCCGTGTGA
- a CDS encoding DUF2380 domain-containing protein, translating to MRHGSLLHAVTTAGLFLGFSLISDASAATADHALTVSVDDFKYRDTSSEPTDQTAVHEKRLRAFVTALRDDVTADRRFELVPSSCAPNCPTDGRALRDRLRAASQAGAQILIIGIVQKLSTLVQIARIAAIDTTAQRVMFRKYFQFRGDNDEAWQRAERFVSEEIRDRLLESRSQQ from the coding sequence ATGCGCCACGGCTCCCTCTTGCACGCTGTTACCACAGCCGGTCTATTCTTGGGATTCAGCCTCATCTCAGATGCATCCGCCGCGACCGCCGACCACGCTTTGACTGTCTCCGTCGACGATTTCAAATATAGAGACACGTCGAGCGAGCCCACCGATCAGACGGCCGTGCATGAAAAGCGATTGCGGGCTTTCGTGACCGCGCTGCGGGACGATGTCACGGCAGACCGCCGTTTTGAGCTCGTGCCGTCCTCCTGCGCACCAAATTGTCCGACCGACGGACGGGCGTTGCGCGATCGGCTGCGCGCGGCGTCACAGGCCGGCGCGCAGATCCTGATTATCGGCATCGTTCAAAAGTTAAGCACGCTGGTGCAGATTGCGCGGATTGCCGCCATCGATACAACAGCCCAGCGCGTCATGTTCAGAAAGTACTTCCAGTTCCGCGGTGACAATGACGAAGCATGGCAGCGGGCGGAGCGCTTTGTATCGGAGGAGATCCGCGACCGGCTGCTAGAAAGCAGATCACAGCAATAG
- a CDS encoding cupin domain-containing protein: MKKSFVVATLILFAGPAMAQNAMKVVKPDGLTWTEHPVFKGVQTVILIGDPTKAETIVQRVKSPPNYKVAPHIHPYAEVVTVMSGSFGNAMGEKFDPSQGELLKAGSVFALTAKHPHYVWTTNEETIVQIVFTGPGGIEFINPADDPRKK; the protein is encoded by the coding sequence ATGAAAAAGTCTTTTGTCGTAGCGACATTGATCCTGTTCGCAGGTCCTGCGATGGCCCAAAACGCGATGAAAGTGGTCAAGCCCGATGGGTTAACATGGACGGAGCATCCGGTCTTCAAGGGCGTGCAAACCGTGATCTTGATCGGCGACCCGACCAAAGCCGAGACAATCGTCCAACGCGTGAAATCCCCCCCGAACTATAAAGTTGCCCCGCACATACATCCTTACGCCGAGGTCGTCACCGTGATGAGTGGCAGCTTCGGGAATGCCATGGGTGAAAAGTTCGACCCATCGCAAGGGGAGCTGTTGAAGGCGGGTTCCGTATTCGCGCTGACAGCGAAGCATCCCCATTATGTTTGGACGACAAACGAGGAGACGATCGTCCAAATTGTGTTCACCGGGCCAGGGGGCATCGAGTTCATTAACCCGGCCGACGACCCGCGCAAGAAGTAA
- a CDS encoding LuxR C-terminal-related transcriptional regulator codes for MTEQNLSPREKQLLRRLAAGKTDRQIAAKLGGTIDQISDQRKRLLKKLRITSQV; via the coding sequence ATGACCGAGCAAAATCTAAGCCCGCGGGAAAAGCAGCTCTTAAGGCGTCTCGCCGCAGGGAAAACCGACAGACAGATTGCTGCCAAGCTCGGTGGGACAATTGATCAAATCTCCGACCAAAGGAAGCGTCTGCTTAAAAAGCTACGGATCACTTCCCAAGTCTAG
- a CDS encoding CsbD family protein: protein MDREHVKGVADKTKGRIKEGAGKLSGDKDLQREGKADKAKGSVHNAAGDVKDAARDAADAMKK, encoded by the coding sequence ATGGATCGCGAGCACGTGAAGGGTGTCGCCGACAAGACCAAGGGCAGGATTAAGGAAGGTGCTGGCAAGCTGAGTGGCGACAAGGACCTGCAAAGGGAAGGCAAAGCCGACAAGGCCAAGGGCTCGGTGCACAATGCCGCAGGTGATGTTAAGGATGCGGCGAGGGACGCAGCAGACGCCATGAAGAAGTGA